Proteins from a genomic interval of Rhodothermus marinus:
- a CDS encoding alpha/beta hydrolase: MNSWEPEAHHLSVTRTARYYTLGRPGPSVQTCWFVLHGYGQLAGSFLEAFRPLADASHLFVAPEALSRFYLEGFSGSVGASWMTREDRTAEIADYVAYLDALHARLQAQLPNAALHVLGFSQGAATACRWLALGRARARRLILWAGDVPEDLPAEATRRLPTPELVFSTRDRLIDAARRQQLVARLTRLGLHPVVHLFDGGHRLHEPLLRELLSARPS; the protein is encoded by the coding sequence TACACGCTGGGGCGCCCGGGCCCGTCGGTGCAGACCTGCTGGTTCGTGCTGCACGGCTACGGGCAACTGGCCGGCTCGTTTCTGGAAGCTTTTCGTCCGCTGGCCGACGCCTCACACCTGTTCGTGGCACCGGAGGCGCTGTCTCGTTTCTACCTGGAAGGCTTCTCGGGTTCGGTAGGAGCCTCATGGATGACCCGCGAGGATCGCACGGCGGAAATCGCCGACTACGTCGCCTATCTGGACGCCCTGCATGCCCGCCTGCAGGCGCAGCTACCGAATGCAGCGCTGCATGTACTGGGCTTCTCGCAGGGTGCGGCCACGGCCTGCCGCTGGCTCGCGCTCGGACGTGCCCGCGCCCGACGCCTGATCCTATGGGCCGGCGACGTACCCGAAGACCTGCCGGCCGAAGCGACCCGCCGCCTGCCCACGCCTGAGCTGGTCTTCAGCACCCGCGACCGGCTGATCGACGCGGCGCGCCGCCAGCAACTCGTGGCGCGCCTGACCCGACTGGGCCTGCACCCCGTCGTGCACCTGTTCGACGGTGGCCACCGCCTGCACGAACCGCTGCTGCGCGAGCTGCTCAGCGCACGGCCCAGTTGA
- a CDS encoding hydroxymethylglutaryl-CoA lyase, producing the protein MPMQLPESASICEVGPRDGFQYEPTFIPTERKVAVIERLVAAGVRRIQVTSFVHPKWVPQMADAEEVCRRLPDRDDVIFSGLALNVKGVERAHAAGLRYVDLSIATHDEHSLANANMTVAEAVRQAEAMIRLAHHYDMQPQLGLQTVFGYKQPGDTPLQRIRELARRFVDLGLESFSLADTTGMAHPVQIQEYVEAVREEIGDTPLVLHLHDTRGMGLANVLAALQCGVTRFDTSLGGLGGCPFIPGATGNIATEDTVYMLEAMGVRTGIDYRRVAELALELEAFLGKELPGRQTRLLARQRALAASESRPCS; encoded by the coding sequence ATGCCCATGCAGCTTCCCGAAAGCGCTTCGATCTGTGAGGTCGGTCCACGCGACGGCTTTCAATACGAGCCGACCTTCATCCCCACCGAGCGTAAGGTGGCCGTCATCGAGCGGCTCGTTGCGGCCGGTGTGCGCCGTATTCAGGTAACCTCTTTCGTGCACCCGAAGTGGGTTCCCCAGATGGCCGACGCCGAGGAGGTCTGCCGCCGCCTGCCCGACCGGGACGACGTGATTTTTTCCGGACTGGCCCTGAACGTGAAGGGCGTCGAGCGGGCCCATGCGGCCGGACTTCGCTACGTGGATCTGTCGATCGCCACGCACGACGAGCACAGCCTGGCCAACGCGAACATGACCGTGGCCGAGGCCGTCCGTCAGGCCGAGGCCATGATCCGCCTGGCCCATCATTACGACATGCAGCCGCAGCTCGGACTCCAGACCGTCTTCGGCTACAAACAGCCCGGCGACACGCCGCTACAGCGCATCCGTGAGCTGGCCCGCCGATTCGTGGACCTGGGCCTCGAGTCGTTCTCGCTGGCCGACACGACCGGCATGGCTCATCCCGTTCAGATTCAGGAGTACGTGGAGGCCGTGCGCGAAGAGATCGGCGACACGCCGCTCGTGCTGCACCTGCACGACACGCGCGGCATGGGGCTGGCCAATGTGCTGGCGGCCCTGCAGTGCGGCGTCACGCGCTTCGACACCTCGCTGGGCGGGCTGGGCGGCTGTCCCTTCATCCCCGGCGCCACGGGCAACATCGCCACCGAAGACACGGTCTACATGCTCGAGGCCATGGGCGTGCGCACGGGGATCGACTACCGCCGCGTGGCCGAGCTGGCGCTCGAACTCGAAGCGTTCCTGGGGAAGGAACTGCCCGGCCGCCAGACGCGCCTGCTGGCCCGCCAGCGGGCCCTGGCCGCGTCCGAATCGCGCCCCTGCTCCTGA
- a CDS encoding TRAP transporter large permease encodes MSGDWLAPLMFLTALVLIFSGYPVAFALGGTALIFAGIGVALGYFDWSLLFALPDRAFGIMSNYVLLAVPFFIFMGTVLERSRLAEDLLQTIGMLFGPLRGGLALAVVFVGTLLAAATGVVGASVVAMGMISLPVMLRYGYSKELAAGIITASGTLGQIIPPSVVLVVLADQLGVSVGDLFLGALVPGLALAGLYALYAAGVALLKPKAAPALPRSVRNVPGRELARRVVLVMLPPLVLILLVLGSIFAGIATPTEAGALGAVGAMVLALLNRRLSFEALRASMDETARLTTMVVFLLIGSTAFSLVFYGLYGDIWIEELLTNLPGGIVGFLVVANLAIFILGFFIDFFEIAFIILPLLVPAARALGIDLVWFGVMVGMNLQTSFLTPPFGFALFYLRGVAPPELTTAQIYRGAVPFILIQLVGLLLIILFPEMVNWAVR; translated from the coding sequence ATGAGCGGCGACTGGCTGGCTCCGTTGATGTTTCTCACGGCCCTGGTGCTCATCTTTTCGGGCTACCCGGTGGCCTTTGCGCTGGGCGGTACGGCGCTGATCTTTGCAGGGATCGGCGTGGCGCTGGGCTACTTCGACTGGAGCCTGCTTTTTGCGCTGCCCGATCGGGCCTTCGGGATCATGTCGAACTACGTGCTGCTGGCCGTCCCGTTTTTCATCTTCATGGGCACGGTGCTGGAGCGATCCCGGCTGGCCGAGGACCTGCTGCAGACGATCGGGATGCTGTTCGGGCCGCTGCGGGGCGGGCTGGCGCTGGCCGTCGTGTTCGTGGGCACACTGCTGGCCGCTGCCACGGGCGTCGTCGGAGCCTCGGTGGTGGCCATGGGCATGATCTCGCTGCCGGTCATGCTGCGCTACGGCTACTCGAAAGAGCTGGCGGCCGGCATTATCACCGCCTCGGGTACGCTGGGCCAGATCATTCCGCCGAGCGTGGTGCTCGTCGTGCTGGCCGATCAGCTCGGCGTGTCGGTGGGCGATCTGTTTCTGGGCGCGCTCGTGCCCGGTCTGGCGCTGGCCGGACTCTACGCGCTCTATGCGGCAGGTGTGGCACTGCTGAAGCCGAAAGCTGCACCGGCACTGCCGCGTTCGGTCCGGAACGTGCCGGGGCGTGAGCTGGCCCGCCGCGTGGTGCTCGTTATGCTCCCGCCGCTGGTGCTCATCCTGCTCGTGCTGGGGAGCATCTTTGCCGGAATCGCCACGCCCACCGAGGCCGGCGCGCTGGGGGCCGTCGGTGCCATGGTGCTGGCGCTGCTGAACCGGCGGCTCTCGTTCGAGGCACTGCGGGCGTCGATGGACGAAACCGCCCGCCTGACCACCATGGTGGTCTTTCTGCTGATCGGCTCGACGGCCTTCTCGCTGGTCTTCTACGGCCTTTACGGCGACATCTGGATCGAGGAACTGCTGACGAACCTGCCTGGCGGCATCGTCGGCTTTCTGGTGGTTGCCAACCTGGCCATTTTCATTCTGGGCTTCTTTATCGACTTTTTCGAGATCGCCTTCATCATCCTGCCGCTGCTGGTGCCGGCCGCCCGGGCGCTTGGGATCGACCTGGTCTGGTTCGGGGTGATGGTGGGCATGAACCTGCAGACCTCGTTTCTGACGCCGCCCTTCGGGTTTGCGCTGTTCTACCTGCGGGGTGTGGCGCCGCCCGAGCTGACCACCGCCCAGATCTACCGGGGCGCCGTGCCCTTCATTCTGATTCAGCTCGTCGGCCTGCTGCTGATCATTCTGTTTCCGGAAATGGTCAACTGGGCCGTGCGCTGA
- a CDS encoding TRAP transporter small permease subunit — MEHWLKLARAIDRLNLWVGRLVYWLVLLMVLVGAYNAVVRYLDRYTGIGLSSNFYIELQWYLFSLVFLLGAAYALQRDAHVRVDVFYGRLSPRARAWINLLGTVLFLLPFCGLVLWVSWGWVVNSWTVKEMSPDPGGLPRYPLKAMLPVAFVLLALQGVSMLIHQIARLRQLEAETRQDGLGKV; from the coding sequence ATGGAACACTGGCTGAAACTGGCGCGGGCCATCGATCGGCTCAACCTGTGGGTGGGCCGGCTGGTCTACTGGCTGGTGCTGCTCATGGTGCTGGTAGGCGCCTACAATGCCGTGGTGCGCTATCTGGACCGCTATACCGGGATCGGGCTGAGTTCGAACTTCTACATTGAGCTGCAGTGGTACCTGTTCAGCCTGGTGTTTCTGCTGGGAGCCGCCTACGCGTTGCAGCGGGACGCGCACGTGCGCGTGGACGTGTTCTACGGCCGCCTTTCGCCCCGGGCCCGCGCCTGGATCAACCTGCTGGGCACGGTGCTTTTCCTGCTGCCTTTCTGCGGGCTGGTGCTCTGGGTGTCGTGGGGCTGGGTGGTCAATTCGTGGACGGTGAAAGAGATGTCGCCGGATCCGGGCGGCCTGCCCCGCTATCCGCTGAAGGCAATGCTACCGGTCGCCTTCGTGCTGCTGGCGCTGCAGGGCGTCTCGATGCTGATCCACCAGATTGCCCGGTTGCGTCAACTGGAAGCTGAAACCCGTCAGGACGGCCTCGGAAAAGTATGA
- the ruvB gene encoding Holliday junction branch migration DNA helicase RuvB — MREPGLLRPLPQHAEEDYEKALRPRRLEEFIGQPKIKDNLRVFITAALQRGETLDHVLLSGPPGLGKTTLAYIIAEEMGARIRTTSGPVLEKPADIAGLLTNLNEGDVLFIDEIHRLSPVVEEYLYSAMEDYRIDILIDSGPNARSVKLRLPPFTLIGATTRKGLLTAPLRARFGIEFRYDYYRTEDLQQIVLRSARILGVEIDEEGAYEIARRSRGTPRIANRLLRRTRDFAEVKGDGRITREVARMALEALDVDEAGLDEMDVRLLRTLIEKFGGGPTGLNTLAVAVGEDPGTLEEVYEPYLIQEGFLERTPRGRVATIRAYQHFGLTPPARTGSLFD; from the coding sequence ATGCGCGAACCCGGTCTACTGCGTCCGCTACCGCAGCACGCCGAAGAAGACTACGAAAAGGCGTTGCGGCCGCGCCGCCTTGAAGAATTTATCGGCCAGCCGAAGATCAAAGATAACCTGCGTGTGTTCATCACGGCCGCCCTGCAGCGGGGCGAGACGCTGGACCACGTACTGCTTTCCGGGCCGCCGGGCCTGGGCAAGACGACGCTGGCCTACATTATCGCCGAGGAGATGGGCGCCCGCATCCGCACCACGAGCGGGCCCGTGCTGGAAAAACCGGCCGACATTGCCGGGCTGCTCACCAATCTGAACGAGGGCGATGTGCTCTTTATCGACGAGATCCATCGGCTCAGCCCGGTCGTCGAGGAGTACCTTTACTCGGCGATGGAGGACTACCGGATCGACATTCTGATCGACAGTGGTCCCAATGCGCGGAGCGTCAAGCTCCGGCTGCCGCCTTTCACGCTCATCGGCGCCACCACGCGCAAAGGATTGCTGACGGCGCCGCTCCGGGCTCGCTTCGGCATCGAATTTCGGTACGACTACTATCGGACGGAAGACCTGCAGCAGATCGTGTTGCGCTCGGCGCGGATCCTCGGCGTCGAGATCGACGAGGAGGGCGCCTACGAGATCGCCCGCCGGAGTCGGGGCACGCCGCGCATCGCCAATCGCCTGCTGCGGCGGACGCGCGACTTTGCCGAGGTGAAGGGCGACGGCCGCATCACGCGCGAGGTGGCCCGCATGGCGCTGGAAGCGCTCGACGTGGACGAGGCCGGACTGGACGAAATGGACGTGCGCCTGCTCCGCACGCTGATCGAGAAGTTCGGCGGCGGACCCACCGGACTCAACACGCTGGCCGTGGCCGTGGGCGAAGATCCCGGCACGCTTGAAGAAGTCTACGAGCCTTACCTGATCCAGGAGGGCTTCCTGGAGCGCACGCCCCGCGGCCGCGTGGCGACGATCCGTGCCTATCAGCACTTCGGCCTGACCCCACCGGCCCGCACGGGTAGCCTGTTCGACTGA
- a CDS encoding DUF3109 family protein: MFAVDHILISDSVLEAPFACQLQACRGGCCVQGESGAPLEPGERYVLEALVPELAPSLRPEAQALIAARGPWEKVGADRYAVRCTSDGACVFAVYDEAGIARCAIQQAYEQGRIDFPKPISCHLYPLRVERRQGLEILHYEKIPLCDAARAHGARCGISLVDFLEAPLVLRYGRAWYERFRTLWNERRRLLGLAAQS; encoded by the coding sequence ATGTTTGCGGTTGACCACATACTCATTTCCGACAGCGTCCTGGAGGCGCCTTTCGCCTGTCAGCTGCAGGCGTGCCGGGGCGGCTGCTGTGTGCAGGGCGAATCGGGTGCCCCCCTGGAGCCGGGCGAGCGCTACGTGCTGGAGGCGCTCGTGCCCGAGCTGGCGCCATCGTTGCGCCCCGAAGCGCAGGCGCTCATTGCCGCCCGTGGCCCCTGGGAGAAAGTCGGGGCCGACCGCTATGCCGTCCGCTGCACTTCGGACGGCGCCTGCGTCTTCGCCGTCTATGACGAAGCGGGTATTGCCCGCTGCGCCATCCAGCAGGCCTACGAGCAGGGGCGCATCGACTTTCCCAAGCCGATTTCCTGCCACCTGTACCCGCTTCGGGTGGAACGCCGCCAGGGCTTGGAAATTCTTCATTATGAAAAAATTCCGCTGTGCGACGCGGCCCGAGCGCACGGCGCCCGCTGCGGCATCAGCCTGGTAGATTTTCTGGAAGCGCCGCTGGTGCTGCGCTACGGCCGCGCCTGGTACGAACGCTTTCGGACCCTGTGGAACGAACGCCGCCGGCTCCTCGGACTGGCGGCCCAATCCTGA
- the fdxA gene encoding ferredoxin FdxA, which yields MPYVVCEPCINCKYTDCVEVCPVDCFYEGPNFLAIHPDECIDCNACVPTCPVEAIYPDDEVPEEWQHYIEWNRYLAEQWKAMGYNITEKKGPLPDAEEWRNRPKSEKDILTWDAPAQQ from the coding sequence ATGCCGTACGTTGTCTGCGAGCCCTGCATCAACTGCAAGTACACCGACTGCGTCGAAGTCTGCCCGGTCGATTGCTTCTACGAAGGGCCGAACTTTCTGGCGATTCATCCGGACGAGTGCATCGACTGTAACGCCTGCGTGCCGACCTGTCCGGTCGAGGCCATTTATCCGGACGACGAGGTGCCGGAGGAGTGGCAGCACTACATTGAGTGGAATCGGTACCTGGCCGAGCAGTGGAAGGCCATGGGCTACAACATTACCGAGAAGAAGGGACCGCTGCCCGATGCCGAGGAGTGGCGCAACCGGCCTAAGTCGGAAAAGGACATCCTGACCTGGGACGCTCCGGCACAGCAATAG
- the rpoN gene encoding RNA polymerase factor sigma-54, with the protein MLKLKQEQKLQQKLSPQQIQYIKLLQLPTLALEQRIKAELESNPLLEEGPEEEEETPLEEALDETPETAEAEATSETTETEEETAEEATSTEIEEEIDWEELFNNVDDLYGYKARVDRTDEDEERRELPLPARPSMIEHLREQLVLLDLNETERLIAEQIIGSIDEDGYLRRPLESIVDDLMFTYGVSVTEEDVERVLKQIQRLDPVGIAARDLRECLIVQLEAMPEDTPGREVALRMLREAFKDFAMKHFEALQRKLGVSEAELKEAYDLIQHLNPKPGEGGDVTPQQNYIVPDFTVTYQDGEFIITLNSRNAPQLRISRRYRQMLEQMAAEKKKGKRTNGLDEQTRAFLKNKLESARWFINSINQRRQTMLKVMKAIVELQEDFFKYGEGHLKPMILKDVADRIGMDISTVSRVVNGKYVQTDFGVYPLKYFFSEGLATESGEEVSNREVKALIQRMIEQEDKRNPLSDQKIAELLARQGFKIARRTVTKYREQLGIPVARLRREIVLDDQQEKEAASEK; encoded by the coding sequence ATGCTGAAACTCAAGCAGGAACAGAAGCTGCAGCAAAAGCTCTCGCCGCAGCAGATCCAGTACATCAAGCTGCTGCAGCTCCCCACGCTAGCCCTGGAGCAGCGCATCAAGGCCGAACTGGAATCCAATCCGCTGCTGGAAGAAGGCCCGGAAGAAGAGGAAGAAACCCCGCTCGAAGAAGCCCTCGACGAAACGCCCGAAACGGCCGAGGCCGAAGCGACTTCGGAGACGACAGAGACCGAAGAGGAAACCGCCGAAGAAGCGACCTCCACCGAAATCGAAGAAGAAATCGACTGGGAAGAACTGTTCAACAACGTCGACGACCTTTACGGTTACAAGGCGCGCGTGGACCGCACCGACGAAGACGAAGAGCGGCGTGAGCTTCCCCTCCCGGCCCGTCCCTCGATGATCGAGCACCTGCGCGAACAGCTCGTCCTGCTCGACCTGAACGAAACCGAGCGCCTGATTGCCGAGCAGATCATCGGCTCGATCGACGAAGACGGCTACCTGCGGCGCCCGCTCGAGTCGATCGTGGACGACCTGATGTTCACTTACGGCGTCAGCGTAACCGAGGAGGACGTCGAGCGGGTGCTCAAGCAGATTCAGCGGCTCGATCCCGTCGGCATTGCCGCCCGCGATCTGCGCGAGTGCCTGATCGTCCAGCTCGAGGCCATGCCCGAAGACACGCCCGGTCGCGAAGTGGCGCTTCGGATGCTTCGCGAGGCGTTCAAGGACTTCGCCATGAAGCACTTCGAGGCGCTCCAGCGCAAGCTCGGCGTCTCGGAAGCGGAACTCAAAGAAGCCTACGACCTGATCCAGCACCTCAATCCCAAGCCCGGCGAAGGCGGCGACGTAACGCCCCAGCAGAACTACATCGTCCCGGACTTCACCGTCACCTACCAGGACGGGGAATTCATCATCACGCTCAACAGCCGCAACGCGCCGCAGCTCCGCATCTCGCGCCGCTACCGCCAGATGCTCGAGCAGATGGCCGCCGAGAAGAAGAAAGGCAAGCGCACCAATGGGCTGGACGAACAGACCCGGGCTTTTCTCAAAAACAAGCTGGAATCGGCCCGCTGGTTCATCAACTCGATCAACCAGCGGCGTCAGACCATGCTTAAAGTGATGAAGGCCATCGTCGAGCTGCAGGAAGACTTCTTCAAGTACGGCGAAGGCCACCTCAAGCCCATGATTCTCAAAGACGTGGCCGATCGCATCGGAATGGACATTTCCACGGTCAGCCGCGTCGTCAACGGCAAGTACGTCCAGACCGACTTCGGCGTCTATCCGCTGAAGTATTTCTTCTCCGAAGGACTGGCCACCGAAAGCGGCGAAGAGGTTTCCAATCGGGAAGTCAAGGCGCTCATCCAGCGCATGATCGAACAGGAAGACAAGCGCAACCCGCTTTCGGACCAGAAAATCGCCGAGCTGCTGGCCAGGCAGGGATTCAAGATCGCCCGTCGGACGGTAACCAAGTACCGCGAACAGCTCGGCATTCCGGTGGCCCGTCTCCGACGCGAGATCGTGCTGGACGATCAGCAGGAAAAGGAAGCTGCGAGCGAAAAGTAA
- a CDS encoding ATP-binding protein, translating into MKPPAKAETAIVHVEPPAWLLRTYRLLGWLTFVMAVGFWFVHRVTDPTAWDPLWLRLVIGGAVLAVVLLSYRIAWIRTHLAAVACTLTWAISLWFGVLALVNHLTPNYVIDYLFVYAGTGIVYGLGLRRPEPLGAYLAFGTLLIALGSLWVPDPVVSPAILATATAGIGIAIYLVLRTLMQQQETLDEARQRAEAALQFRNTLLSNMHHELRTPLAGILGAAQILNEEAPEELREFVQIVEHSGRRLLHLLTNLVLLARIEADRLRLKPGLVDLREVMHPILEELQEEAQEKGLTITCSCPEKPVYVYADAEALNTVFYNLVENAVKFTQEGGVHIELREQDDRLYVDVRDTGPGIDPAELQRLFRAFEQGSMGINRTHEGAGLGLTVAQRLLHLIDGTLTVESRVGEGSTFTVGLRRAQMEVRTLRPERTAG; encoded by the coding sequence ATGAAGCCTCCCGCGAAGGCGGAAACCGCCATCGTACACGTCGAGCCGCCTGCGTGGCTGCTGCGTACCTACCGGCTTCTGGGCTGGCTGACCTTTGTCATGGCCGTGGGTTTCTGGTTCGTGCATCGCGTGACCGATCCCACGGCCTGGGATCCGCTCTGGCTACGTCTGGTGATCGGGGGCGCGGTGCTGGCGGTGGTGCTGCTTTCCTACCGGATCGCCTGGATCCGGACGCACCTGGCCGCGGTCGCCTGCACGCTGACCTGGGCCATTTCGCTCTGGTTCGGGGTGCTGGCGCTGGTCAACCACCTGACGCCTAACTATGTGATCGACTATCTCTTTGTCTATGCAGGGACCGGGATCGTCTACGGGCTCGGGCTGCGGCGGCCCGAACCGCTGGGCGCCTACCTGGCCTTCGGGACGCTGCTGATTGCGCTGGGTAGCCTCTGGGTCCCGGATCCGGTGGTCTCGCCGGCGATTCTGGCAACGGCAACGGCCGGAATTGGTATTGCAATCTACCTGGTCCTGCGGACGCTGATGCAGCAGCAGGAAACGCTGGACGAGGCGCGCCAACGGGCCGAGGCGGCGCTGCAGTTCCGCAACACGCTGCTGTCGAACATGCACCACGAGCTACGTACGCCGCTGGCCGGCATCCTGGGCGCCGCGCAGATCCTGAACGAAGAAGCGCCGGAGGAGCTGCGGGAGTTCGTGCAGATCGTGGAGCACAGCGGGCGTCGATTGCTCCACCTGCTGACCAATCTGGTGCTGCTGGCCCGGATCGAAGCAGACCGGCTCCGGCTCAAGCCCGGCCTGGTTGATCTGCGCGAGGTGATGCATCCCATTCTGGAAGAGCTGCAGGAAGAGGCGCAGGAAAAAGGGCTGACGATCACCTGCAGTTGTCCGGAAAAGCCGGTCTATGTGTATGCCGACGCGGAAGCGCTCAACACCGTTTTTTATAACCTTGTAGAGAACGCGGTCAAGTTCACGCAGGAGGGCGGCGTGCACATCGAACTCCGGGAGCAGGACGATCGGCTGTATGTGGACGTGCGCGACACCGGTCCGGGCATCGATCCGGCCGAGTTGCAACGGCTTTTCCGGGCGTTCGAGCAGGGCTCGATGGGGATCAACCGTACACACGAGGGAGCCGGACTGGGACTGACCGTGGCGCAGCGGTTGCTGCACCTGATCGACGGCACGCTGACCGTCGAAAGTCGCGTCGGCGAAGGGAGCACGTTCACCGTGGGATTGCGCCGGGCACAGATGGAGGTGCGCACGCTGCGCCCGGAGCGGACCGCCGGTTGA
- a CDS encoding methylglyoxal synthase — protein sequence MKETIRTIALIAHDGKKADMVAFAMQHRDLLARFELVGTGTTGKLLEEKVGLRVRRFLSGPLGGDVQIAARVVTGDIHAVFFFVDPLDKHPHDPDIQTLMRACNVHNVPLATNPATAHYILTSQALQSVEAGAADESSGT from the coding sequence ATGAAAGAGACCATTCGCACGATAGCGCTCATCGCGCACGACGGCAAGAAGGCCGACATGGTGGCCTTCGCCATGCAGCACCGCGACCTGCTGGCCCGCTTCGAGCTGGTAGGCACCGGCACGACCGGCAAACTGCTGGAGGAAAAAGTGGGCCTTCGCGTGCGGCGCTTCCTTTCGGGGCCGCTGGGCGGCGACGTGCAGATTGCCGCGCGCGTTGTGACCGGCGACATCCACGCCGTGTTCTTCTTCGTGGACCCGCTCGACAAGCACCCGCATGACCCCGACATTCAGACGCTCATGCGGGCCTGCAACGTGCACAACGTACCGCTGGCCACCAACCCGGCCACCGCACACTACATCCTGACCAGCCAGGCGCTGCAGAGCGTCGAAGCCGGTGCGGCCGATGAGTCGTCCGGCACCTGA
- a CDS encoding aminotransferase class V-fold PLP-dependent enzyme: MAERQALLEALRTRFLGLHTTYRLANGRQARRIYLDSAASNLLWEPAARVAHQALQHYANTHSQLHFGARIMTALYAEAHQAVLDFLQADNRYTAIFCGYGVTACLNRIARVLARRRPDRDVVITTIMEHHANDLPHRKHVGRVVHVPVEKDPDGEAGKVDMARLQEAITRHADRLNYVAITAASNVTGIVNPVHEIARMAHAVGAYVVVDAAQSAAHLPLAVDPGDPEAALDVVVLSGHKIYTPGSPGVLVARKELFLGQEPEEVGGGIVSFVDTTRYEILPHLPEREEAGTPNLPGAIALGATLRLLQHIGMNLIAEDERRLTQYALDRLSRIPRLHIYGSHRLEIAERIGVITFNLYDLPHGLVTAALNDYFGIAVRNECFCAQPFVRQLLGIADAEGRAPDSCLDTCSPREQPGMVRISLGLYNTTDDIDAAVEALTDLARRPDFYRQQYEPVPGSRGDWRHRSFRFEPKQVFSIEQAVRQLIDALRNGATGSDTQP; this comes from the coding sequence ATGGCCGAGCGTCAGGCGTTGCTGGAAGCGCTTCGCACCCGATTTCTGGGCCTGCACACTACCTATCGCCTGGCCAACGGCCGTCAGGCCCGCCGGATCTACCTCGACAGCGCCGCCTCCAACCTGCTCTGGGAGCCCGCCGCCCGCGTTGCCCACCAGGCGCTTCAGCACTACGCGAACACGCACTCCCAGCTTCACTTCGGCGCCCGCATCATGACGGCGCTCTACGCCGAAGCCCATCAGGCGGTGCTCGACTTTCTCCAGGCCGACAACCGCTACACGGCCATCTTCTGCGGCTACGGTGTGACGGCCTGCCTGAACCGCATCGCGCGCGTACTGGCCCGCCGCCGCCCGGATCGCGACGTGGTGATCACCACGATTATGGAGCACCACGCCAACGACCTGCCCCACCGCAAGCACGTAGGCCGGGTGGTCCATGTGCCTGTGGAGAAAGACCCGGACGGCGAGGCCGGCAAAGTCGACATGGCCCGCCTGCAGGAAGCCATCACCCGCCACGCCGATCGGCTGAACTACGTGGCCATTACGGCCGCCTCGAACGTAACGGGCATCGTCAATCCGGTCCATGAGATCGCCCGAATGGCCCACGCCGTGGGCGCTTACGTCGTGGTGGACGCCGCCCAGTCGGCGGCCCACCTGCCGCTGGCCGTCGACCCGGGTGACCCGGAGGCCGCGCTCGACGTGGTGGTGCTCAGCGGTCACAAAATCTACACGCCCGGAAGCCCCGGCGTGCTCGTGGCACGCAAGGAACTGTTTCTGGGCCAGGAGCCCGAAGAAGTGGGCGGCGGCATCGTCTCGTTCGTGGACACCACCCGCTACGAGATCCTGCCCCACCTGCCCGAGCGCGAAGAAGCCGGCACGCCCAACCTGCCGGGGGCCATTGCGCTGGGCGCCACACTCCGCCTGCTGCAGCACATCGGCATGAACCTGATCGCCGAAGACGAACGGCGGCTGACCCAGTACGCGCTCGACCGGCTGAGCCGGATCCCCCGCCTGCACATCTACGGCTCCCACCGGCTGGAAATTGCCGAACGCATCGGTGTGATCACCTTCAACCTGTACGACCTGCCGCATGGACTGGTCACGGCCGCACTGAACGACTACTTCGGCATTGCCGTTCGCAACGAATGCTTCTGCGCCCAGCCGTTCGTCCGCCAGCTGCTGGGCATTGCCGACGCCGAAGGCCGGGCGCCCGATAGTTGCCTCGACACCTGCTCGCCCCGCGAGCAGCCGGGTATGGTGCGCATCTCGCTGGGCCTCTACAACACGACCGATGACATCGACGCGGCCGTCGAGGCGCTCACCGATCTGGCCCGGCGTCCCGACTTCTACCGACAGCAGTATGAGCCCGTACCCGGTAGCCGGGGCGACTGGCGCCACCGGAGCTTTCGCTTTGAGCCGAAACAGGTGTTTTCCATCGAACAGGCGGTCCGGCAATTGATCGACGCGCTGCGTAACGGCGCAACCGGTTCGGACACCCAACCGTAG